In Erythrolamprus reginae isolate rEryReg1 unplaced genomic scaffold, rEryReg1.hap1 H_53, whole genome shotgun sequence, the DNA window GAAGACACACATGAGCGTGGAAACATATGACTGTGCAGATTGTGTGAACATTTCATTAGAAATTCTCAGGTCATGAGACACTAAAGGATGCAGACACAGCAATAACACAATTTGAATATCCTTTCTGTGAGGAAAATTTCAAAGAGAGAATTCCAGTCTAGTGAAGCACCCAAGGCttacaaaaaagagaaaacatttgaatgtgATGACTGTGTAAAATAACACAgtcacaatttcagtcatgaaacaccagaggagtcacacaggagagaaactgtTTGAATGCCCTGAATGTGGGAAAACTTTTAGTCGcagttccaacctggtgcaacaccagaggactcacacaggagagaaaccctttgaatgccctgactgtgggaaaggttttagtgataattccaacctggtgcaacaccagaggactcacacaggagagaaaccttttgaatgccctgactgtgggaaaggttttagtcagagttcccacttggtgcaacaccagaggacgcacacaggagagaaaccctttgaatgtcctgactgtgggaaacgttttagtgataattccagcctggtgagacaccagaggactcacacaggagagaaactctttgaatgtcctgactgtgggaaaagttttagtgagaaCTCCaaactggtgcaacaccagaggattcacacaggagagaaaccctttgaatgtcctgactgtgggaaaacttttagtcacagttccaacctggtgcaacaccagaggactcattcaggagagaaaccctttgaatgtcctgactgtgggaaaagttttaatcagagttcccacctggtgacacaccagaggacgcacacaggagagaaaccctttgaatgtcctgactgtgggaaacattttagtgataattccagcctgttgagacaccagaggactcacacaggagagaaactctttgaatgtcctgactgtgggaaaagttttagtgataattcctgcctggtgagacaccagaggattcacacagtagagaaaccctttgaatgtcctgattgtgggaaaagtttttttCAGAGTTCTGgactggtgagacaccagaggattcagacaggagagaaaccctttgaatgtcctgactgtgaacAAAGTTTTAGtaagaattccaacctggtgcaacaccagaggactcacacaggagagaaaccctttgaatgccctgactgtgggaaaggttttagtgataattctaacctggtgcaacaccagaggactcacacaggagagaaaccttttgaatgccctgactgtgggaaaggttttagtcagagttcccacttggtgcaacaccagaggactcacacaggagagaaaccctttgaatgccctgactgtgggaaaggttttattaataattccaacctggtgcaacaccagaggattcacacaggagagaaaccctttaaatgccctgactgtgggaaaggttttagtcagagttcccacctggtgacacaccggaggactcactcaggagagaaaccctttgaatgtcctgactgtgggaaacgttttagtgataattccagccttgtGGCACACCAGAGGACACACTCgggagagaaaccgtttgaatgtcctgactgtgggaaaagttttactcagacttcccacctggtgacacaccggaggactcactcaggagagaaaccctttgaatgtcctgactgtgggaaaggttttagtgagaattccaaactggtgcaacaccagaggactcacacaggagagaaaccctttgaatgtccttactgtgggaaaagttttagtcagagttccggACTGGTGCGACAcgagaggactcacacaggagagaaaccctttgaatgtcctgactgtgggaaagattttagtcataattccagtctggtgaaacaccaaaggattcacacaggagagaaaccgtttgaatgtcctgagtgtgggaaaagttttagtcagagttggagcctggtggaacaccagaggattcacacaggagagaaaccatttgaatgtcctttttgtgggaaaggttttagttataattccagcctggtgagacaccagcagACTCACACCATTGAGAAATCTTTGAAATGTTAATTCTACGGTCATTACTTCAAGCATAAATCATCCCTTATTGTACACAAGGAAATTCACATGAggcaacatttcaagtgtttagGGAAGTTTTGAATTTCATTTATTAACTCCCATTGAAAATGTAGGTGggaaattgatagatagatagtgaattAATGTCACACGAATTTTTCGAGGAATTTATGGTAGAAGAAAGATCTGAATTAGAAAGTAAAAGCCAAGAACAACCCTTAATAGACTTAGAAAGTGGAAATGAAGGAACTTCCAAAGATAAAgaacaggaagaagaaggagttcTCACTAGTGCgcagaaagaaaacagaataaacAGAAGACAACTAAGTGGGAATGGAAAGTACGGTGAAGCTACTTTCAATCAATGTAAATAGTTTGAGTTCACATACCAAACAAAAATGAATATTTAACAAACTACAAGAAGAAATCTTGAATATTATTTGTTTACAAGTTGTACACATTccacaacaaaatgaaaaacaactAGAAAATAATAAGCTAGAAAGAGTATTTACAGCCTTATCACACAACAAAAAAAGAGTTTGCGATATATGTGAAAAAAGGACTAGATGCCCCAAAAATTTATGctgataaaaaaggaagaatttgAATAAtctcagtcccaatttttaatatACAAATTACACTAGTAGTTATGTATGCGCCAAACAAAAAtcaaaaagcttttttaaaaaaattacatcagAAATTGGTAGAACTGGAAGTTGAGCATATTTGTGTAATTGGGGATTTTAATGGTATAATTGATGCTGTTAAAGACTACAAAAGTGTAAATAGaaatttatacaaaaaaaaaggaaagtgctTCCAAAAACATTCCACcaaatgtgtgaagaattaaGCATGGGAGATTGTTGGAGAATGAGAAATAAAGataagagagaatatacattttaCTCCAGAGTTGGTCTAGAATAGACTTGGTTTGGGCTAATTGTACAGTAGAAAATTTAATAAATTCCATTAAAATAGATATTAACAAATGGGCAAAATGTAAAAGTCTTTTGGAAAGGtgaaagtagaaaaaaataaaagatggatGCTGAATTTGCAATTATTGAAAGatcaagaatatatagattggattttaaaagaaatggagttatttcttaaagaaaataattatcaaGAAACTTCTCTGCAGAATCTATGGGACACAGCTAAGGCATACCAGAGAGGGTTAACAATAGCCTATACattcagaaaaaataaagaaaaaagacaatgtaaaaatgaaTTAATATGTAAACTgaaaaatttagaaaaagaatCTCAGGATGATACAAGACAACAAATTGAGCTAATTAAACATAAATTAGAATTATTGGATCAGGAAAAGGTAGTAAGGAAATTAAGAGCTGCAAAACAAGATCAATTTCAAAACGCAAACAGACcaggtagatcagtgtttcccaaccttttttgagccgcggcacattattcacattttcaaaatcctggggaacattgggggggggcacaaaaaggtttggacaaaaaatcgctctttctccctttcgctctatttctctctccctctctctttctctccctctttctctctccatccctttctttctcccttccttcctctctcttttgctctttctctctccctccttcccccctcttgctgtctttctttctttcctttctctctctcattctgtctcttgctatctctttctttctcccttcctctctcttttgctctttctctctccctccttcccccctcttgctgtctctttctttctctttctctctctctctcattctgtctctcttgctatctctttctttctcccttcctctctctttggctctctttctctctccctccttcccccctcttgctgtctctttctttctctttctctctctctctcattctgtctctctttctatctctttctcccttccttccttcctctcttttgctctttctccctccttcccccctcttgctgtctctttctttctctttctctctctctcattctgtctctcttgctatctctttctcccttccttcctctctctttggctctctttctctctccctccttcccccctcttgctgtctctttctttctttctctttctctctctctctcattctgtctctcttgctatctctttctttctcccttcctctctctttggctctctttctctctccctccttcccccctcttgctgtctctttctttctttctctttctctctctctctcattctgtctctcttgctatctctttctctcttccttccttccttccttcctctcttttgctctttctccctccttcccccctcttgctgtctctttctctttctctctcattctgtctctcttgctatctctttctttctcccttccttcctctctctttggctctctttctctctccctccttcccccctcttgctgtctctttctttctttctctttctctctctctctcattctgtctctcttgctatctctttctctcttccttccttcctctcttttgctctttctccctccttcccccctcttgctgtctctttctctctctctctctcattctgtctctcttgctatctctttctcccttccttcctctctctttggctctctttctctctccctccttcccccctcttgctgtctctttctttctttctctttctctctttctctcattctgtctctcttgctatctctttctctctcttcctttctttctctcttttgttctctctcttccttctctgcggaggccggcaaagcttttccgggtaggctggctgggggatagggcgcgcgcacgcacgcacccccgacgttccaaagaaccttctccgacctccgctgtgagaaggttttctccgagcgctcgccggaggagctggagaaaggggcagatcgggcgggcgggcgtcagcggcgagaagccaggggcacgaggggaacggaggcactggggggtgggggcagccacggcgctggcctccgcactttcatcgctccccaccccaaactccaacgcccagttCCTTGcacggcactggaaaagggtgctgcattgccggcttctacctggtgctgccagggaatctccagctgggcagggctctccttaagctctcctttttcctgccttccttctttggggcccagcaggtttgcGCCGGAAGCAGCGACATGGGccggagccaggggacagctgcgagtgggagctccaggtcgaggcactggcagcgccccgcccagctggagttccctacgagcttggcggcacacctggctgtgtctcgtggcatactagtgtgccgtggcacaccggttgggaaacgctgaggtAGATGGTTAtcttataaattgaggaaagaaaaggaaaaaagatcaaTTCAACAGTTAAcagacaagaataaaatattacaCCACcaagtagaaaaaaagaaagagatagcattaGAATATTATAAAGAACTATATGATAAAGATAACATTAGAGAAGaagatataataaaatatttagaagACTCAAAGATTAAGccaataagtaaagaagataaagaaatgttaaacaaagaaataactaagGAAGAGTTAGAACATGTAatcatgaaacagaataataactaAATCGCTGGACCGGATGGATTTCCAATTGAATTTTATAAGGCAACACTACATATAACAGGAGATTTATTATTAGGAATTTACAAAAACACGTTAAAAAATGTCATATATCCCttatcatggcaagaagccaatATTGATACATAAAGAATGTGCAGATCCAGAtcagattaaaaactatagactgATATCTTTGCTAAATGCCGATTACAAACTGTACATGTCAATTATAGTAGAGAGACTGAAAAATATACTAAATAAGATAATTCATCCAGATCAGAATGGTTTTCTGCCTGATAAGACAAATAAGATACAACACTAGAATAGTTTGAACATGTTAGGGTATTATGAAAGCTATAGCGATAAAGAATTtgcaaggctgcagcagaggctcttgaccggattgtgccgttgcaacctctctgcggcactagaccccgtagagctccatggttcaatgaggagctccgggagttgaaatgtcagaagagaagtctagagaagcgatggaggaagagtaagtccaaatccgatcaaacacttgtaagagctcttgttaaaacttacaaagtggcgctcaaggtggcaagatgcgcatatcatgccgcctggattgcatcagtggaatcccgcccggccgctctgtttagggtgacccactcccttcataaccaggggggagttggggagcccttgcagagcagtgccgaggattttaacacgtttttcgctgataaaatccctcggatccgagcggacctcgactccgattggataacagagtcgactgacaacaagtcagtcgaggtgactggggcccgtacttgtctatctttctgggaagagtttgatctggtgacacctgatgaagtggacaaggccattggagctgtgagttctgccacctgtttactggatccgtgtccctcctggctggtcttggccagcagggaggtgacacggagctgggttcaggagatcgttattgcttctttggggagggggtcctttccggctccctacaaggaggcacttttgCGCCCCCtcatcaagaagccttccctggacacagccattcttaactatcatccagtctccaaccttcccttcatggggaaggttgttgagaaggtgattgcgctccagctccaacggtcgttggaagaagccgattatctaggccctcagcagtcaggattcaggcttggctacagcacagaaactgctttggttgcgttgatggatgatctctggtgggcccgggacaggtttatcctctgtcctggtgcttctcgacctctcagcggctttgataccaccgaccatggtatccttctgcatcggctggaggggttgggagtgggaggcactgttcttcagtggttctcctcctatctctctgatcGATCGCAATCAGTGCTAGTGGggcgtcagaggtcgacctctaggcctctcccttgtggagtgcctcaggggtcagtcctctcccccctgctatttaatatctacatgaaaccgctgggcgagatcatccaagggcattggGTGAGGTAacatcagtacgcggatgatacccagttgtacatctccaccccatgtccagtcaacgagggagtggatgtgatgtgcctggaggctgttggggtctggatggatgtcaacagactcaaactcaaccttgataagatggagtggctgtgggttttgcctcccaaggacaattccatctgtccatccattaccctggggagggaatcattgaccccctcagagaaggttcgcaacttgggcgtcctccttgatccacagctcccattagagaaacatctttcagctgtggtgaagggggcgtttgcccaggtttgcctggtgcaccagttgcggccctatttggactgggagttactgctcacagtcactcacgcgttcgtcacctcgaggttcgactactgcaatggtttctacatggggcttcctttgaaaagtgttctgaaacttcagatcgtgcagaatgcggctgcgagatcTATCGtgaggcttccaagatttgcccacgtttcgccaacactccgccacctgcactggttgccgatcagtttccggtcacaattcaaagtgtttgtaatgacctataaagccctacatggcatcagaccagaatacctctgggactgccttctgccacacgaattccagcggccaatcaagtcccacagtgttggccttttccgggttctatcgactaagcaatgctgtttggcgggatccaggggaagagccttctctgtggcagccccgaccctttggaaccagctccccccagagatcagaattgcccccaccctccttgcctttcgtaagctccttaaaacccacctgtcatcgagcatgtgggaattgagatattcccctcccccaggcctatacaatttatgcatagcaTGTTTGTGtggatgtcttgctttttaataaggggtttttagttactttaatattagatttgtcatattgtttattgttgttgtgagccgccccgagtctatggagaggggcagcatacaaatctaacaaacaaataaataaataaataaataaataaataaataaataaaatgttgtttttagatgctgaaaaagcctttgataatttaaattgggagtttaaaaaaaaaaaggtatggaATTTGGATCCAATTTTGAAAATAGGATAAACAATATATACtctaaacaaaaggcaaggatcttAGTTAATGGAGATTTGACGGATACATTTGATATTAGGAAGGGAGTGAGACAAGGGTGCCcgctctcccctttcctttttaTATTGTCAATTGAAATTTTATTAAATCAAATTAGGATGAATCCTCAAATACAAGGAACCAAGGTCAAAAAACAAGTTTATAAAATACAGGCATTCGCAGACGAATTAGTCTTCTTTTTAGAAGATCCAATTAATTCAATGATACATTTATTAAAAGAATTGGAATCATATGGAAGGGTAGTTGGTCTTAAAATAAAGAGGAATAAAACCAAGATACTAACTAAAAACTGCAACCAAGACCAAACCATAACATTAATGGAGAGAACTgtatttcaaatagaaaaaaaaaaaagtatttaggaATTTGGCTCTCATCTAGATATTCGtctttaaaagaattaaattttattaaactTTTATATAGAACCAAAGAAGACTTAGAAAAATGGTCCATATAAAATCTATCTTTAATGGGAAGGATTAGCACTATAAAATCTAATATACTTCTGAAATGGTTGTACCTCTTTCAAACGGCAGCAGTCCAATtggataaaaaaaaattcaaacgtaAACAGAATaatgtttaaatttatttggcataACAAAAAACAAGAATAAGTATAAAAGCACTGCAGGATTCGAAACTGAAAGGAGAATTTGGTCTTCCGAACTTAGAACTATATTATCAGGTGACAATATTactgtggattaaagaatggattaaATTGGGCAACAATAGAATTTTAGCAATGGAGGGACATAATATTAGTGAGGGATGGCACGCACaccaggagagaaaccctttgaatgtcttgactgtgggaaaggttttagtcagaattccaaactggtgcgacaccagaggactcacataggagagaaacccttttaatgtcttgactgtgggaaaagttttagtcagactTCCaatctggtgcaacaccagaggactcacaaaggagagaaactgtttgaatgtcctgactgtgggaaaagatttGGTCAGAGGTCTGGActagtgaaacaccagaggactcatacaggagagtaaccctttgaatgttctgactgtggaaaaagatttagtcagagttcccaactgatgagacaccagaggactcacaaaggACAGAAACCGTTtgactgtggaaaaagatttagttGCACTTCCagtctggtgcaacaccagaggactcacacaggagagaaaccctttgaatgttctgattgtgggaaaagatttagtcagagttcccaactgatgagacaccagaggactcacaaaggacagaaaccgtttgaatgtcctgactgtgggaaacgttttagtcagagttcccacctggtaGAACACCAGAGGACCCATattggagagaaaccctttgaatgttctgactgtggaaaaagatttagttGCAGTTCCCAATTGGTTCAacaccggaggactcacacaggtgagaaacactttgaatgtcctgactttgggaaaagttttagtgataattctatcctggtgcaacaccagaggaatcacacaggagagaaaccatttgaatgtcctgattgtggggaaAGTTTTAGTTGCAGTTCCCATCTTGTGCAACACtaaagaactcacacaggagagaaacccttcgaatgggaaaagttttagtcaaaattccagcctggtgaaacatcagaggactcacaagGAGTGAAACCGTCTGAATGTCCTGActatgggaaaagttttagtcaaatTCCCACttgatgaaacaccagaagactcacacaTGAGAGAATTCATTTGAATGTCCTTTTTGTGGGAAAGTTTTAgttataattccagcctggtgagacaccagcagACTCACACAATTGAGAAATCTTTGAAATGTCCAATCTGTGGAGATTACTTCAAGCATAAATCATCCCTTTTTGCACACAAGGAAATTCACATGAGGCAACTTTTCAAAAGTTTAGAGAAGTCTTGATTTTCATTGATGAACTCCCATTGAAAATGTAGGTGAATAATTGATTGTTGGAATTTTGGCCTGGTTTAGTTTATTCAAAGTTCAATTCCAGagctatgggtggaaactaaacaaggatagaAGTAACTTTgaactaagaaatttcctgacagttagaacaattaatcagtggaaaagattgcttccagaagttgtgaacgttccaacactggaagtttttaagcagatgttggataatcatttgcctgaaatagggtttcctgcctaacctGCTTAGGTTGGTCTAAAAGATCTCCAAGGACATTCCAACTCTCCTGTTGTTTACtttactctgtggtttcttccccaaaccccaaaaattttaaccttagactacagCCGACCTCGCCCCTTTCccaagaggtctataaggggcattCATaaatgcaccactgtgcctaccatccctgtcctactgtagtattgtccaaatttacctatacctattttgcttttgtttatatttatacctgttatcatgtacatgttttgacaaataaaataaaaatatgtcctTTAAACAATAAATTTAGGGGGAAATATTACACACACCTTCCGCTGTTGGGTGTGTGTGCGTTTTTGTATGTTGGTCTtgtagagattattattatttattagatttgtatgccgcccctctccgaagactcggggcggctcacaacaataaagacagtacaaatccaataattaa includes these proteins:
- the LOC139155762 gene encoding zinc finger protein 850-like isoform X1; this translates as MKHQRSHTGEKLFECPECGKTFSRSSNLVQHQRTHTGEKPFECPDCGKGFSDNSNLVQHQRTHTGEKPFECPDCGKGFSQSSHLVQHQRTHTGEKPFECPDCGKRFSDNSSLVRHQRTHTGEKLFECPDCGKSFSENSKLVQHQRIHTGEKPFECPDCGKTFSHSSNLVQHQRTHSGEKPFECPDCGKSFNQSSHLVTHQRTHTGEKPFECPDCGKHFSDNSSLLRHQRTHTGEKLFECPDCGKSFSDNSCLVRHQRIHTVEKPFECPDCGKSFFQSSGLVRHQRIQTGEKPFECPDCEQSFSKNSNLVQHQRTHTGEKPFECPDCGKGFSDNSNLVQHQRTHTGEKPFECPDCGKGFSQSSHLVQHQRTHTGEKPFECPDCGKGFINNSNLVQHQRIHTGEKPFKCPDCGKGFSQSSHLVTHRRTHSGEKPFECPDCGKRFSDNSSLVAHQRTHSGEKPFECPDCGKSFTQTSHLVTHRRTHSGEKPFECPDCGKGFSENSKLVQHQRTHTGEKPFECPYCGKSFSQSSGLVRHERTHTGEKPFECPDCGKDFSHNSSLVKHQRIHTGEKPFECPECGKSFSQSWSLVEHQRIHTGEKPFECPFCGKGFSYNSSLVRHQQTHTIEKSLKC
- the LOC139155762 gene encoding zinc finger protein 850-like isoform X2 → MNHQRSHTGEKPFECPDCGKGFSQSYHLVQHQRTHTGEKPFECPDCGKSFSQSQHLVQHQRTHTGEKPFECPDCGKSFSQSQHLVQHQRSHTGEKPFECPDCGKSFSQRPHLVTHHRTHTGEKPFECPDCGKSFIDSSHLVTHQRTHSGEKPFECPDCGKSFSQNSSLVTHQRTHTGEKPFECPDCGKGFSDNSSLVTHQRTHTGEKPFECPDCGKSFSQSQHLVKHQRTHTGEKPFECPDCGKTFSQSQHLVQHQRTHTGEKPFECPDCGKGFSQRYHLVQHQRTHTGEKPFECPDCGKRFNQSQHLVQHQRTHTAEKPFECPDCGTGFSNTSKLVTHQRTHTGEKPFECPDCGKGFSNNSSLVIHQRTHTGEKPFECPDCGKSFSNNSNLVTHQRSHTGEKPFECPDCGKSFSQSSNLVQHQRTHTGEKPFECPDCGKGFSDNSNLVQHQRTHTGEKPFECPDCGKGFSQSSHLVQHQRTHTGEKPFECPDCGKRFSDNSSLVRHQRTHTGEKLFECPDCGKSFSENSKLVQHQRIHTGEKPFECPDCGKTFSHSSNLVQHQRTHSGEKPFECPDCGKSFNQSSHLVTHQRTHTGEKPFECPDCGKHFSDNSSLLRHQRTHTGEKLFECPDCGKSFSDNSCLVRHQRIHTVEKPFECPDCGKSFFQSSGLVRHQRIQTGEKPFECPDCEQSFSKNSNLVQHQRTHTGEKPFECPDCGKGFSDNSNLVQHQRTHTGEKPFECPDCGKGFSQSSHLVQHQRTHTGEKPFECPDCGKGFINNSNLVQHQRIHTGEKPFKCPDCGKGFSQSSHLVTHRRTHSGEKPFECPDCGKRFSDNSSLVAHQRTHSGEKPFECPDCGKSFTQTSHLVTHRRTHSGEKPFECPDCGKGFSENSKLVQHQRTHTGEKPFECPYCGKSFSQSSGLVRHERTHTGEKPFECPDCGKDFSHNSSLVKHQRIHTGEKPFECPECGKSFSQSWSLVEHQRIHTGEKPFECPFCGKGFSYNSSLVRHQQTHTIEKSLKC